From a single Hymenobacter sp. YIM 151500-1 genomic region:
- the groL gene encoding chaperonin GroEL (60 kDa chaperone family; promotes refolding of misfolded polypeptides especially under stressful conditions; forms two stacked rings of heptamers to form a barrel-shaped 14mer; ends can be capped by GroES; misfolded proteins enter the barrel where they are refolded when GroES binds), with translation MAKNIQFDTDGRDKLKRGVDKLANAVKVTLGPKGRNVVIDKKFGAPSITKDGVTVAKEIELADPIENMGAQLVKEVASKTADQAGDGTTTATVLAQAIYTAGSKNVAAGANPMDLKRGIDKAVHAVVANLKAQSKKIENSSEIAQVGAISANNDMEIGQMIADAMDKVGKEGVITVEEARGTETEVKTVEGMQFDRGYLSPYFVTNPEKMEVELDSPFVLIYDKKVSTMKELLPVLEQVVQTGKPLVIISEDVDGEALATLVVNKLRGSLKIAAVKAPGFGDRRKAMLEDIAALTGGTVISEERGYKLDSATIEYLGQAEKIIIDKDNTTIVNGKGNKDDIVARVSQIKAQIETTTSDYDKEKLQERLAKLSGGVAILYIGASTEVEMKEKKDRVDDALHATRAAVEEGVVPGGGVAFVRALDSLENVDTLNSDERTGVNIIRTALEAPLRTIVANAGGEGSVVVQKVREGQGDYGYNAREDRYENLMAAGILDPTKVTRLALENAASIAGLLLTTEAVISDEPEEDKGHSHAGGGGMNGMGGMGGMM, from the coding sequence ATGGCTAAGAACATCCAATTCGATACCGACGGCCGCGACAAGCTGAAGCGCGGGGTTGACAAGCTGGCTAATGCCGTGAAGGTAACTCTGGGCCCGAAAGGCCGCAACGTGGTTATCGACAAGAAATTTGGCGCGCCCAGCATCACCAAGGACGGTGTAACCGTAGCCAAGGAAATTGAACTGGCCGACCCCATCGAGAACATGGGCGCCCAGCTGGTGAAAGAAGTAGCCAGCAAAACTGCCGACCAGGCCGGCGACGGCACCACCACCGCCACCGTGCTGGCCCAGGCCATTTACACGGCCGGCTCCAAGAACGTAGCCGCCGGCGCCAACCCCATGGACCTCAAGCGCGGCATCGACAAGGCCGTACACGCCGTGGTGGCTAACCTGAAGGCCCAGTCGAAGAAGATTGAAAACTCGTCGGAAATTGCCCAGGTGGGCGCTATTTCGGCCAACAACGACATGGAAATCGGCCAAATGATTGCCGATGCCATGGACAAAGTAGGCAAGGAAGGCGTGATTACCGTGGAAGAAGCCCGCGGCACCGAAACCGAAGTGAAAACGGTAGAAGGCATGCAGTTCGACCGCGGCTACCTCTCCCCCTACTTCGTGACCAACCCGGAGAAGATGGAAGTGGAGCTGGACTCGCCCTTCGTCCTCATCTACGACAAGAAGGTGAGCACCATGAAGGAACTGCTGCCCGTGCTGGAGCAAGTGGTGCAGACTGGCAAGCCCCTGGTTATCATCTCAGAAGACGTGGACGGCGAAGCCTTAGCTACGCTGGTAGTAAACAAGCTGCGTGGTTCGCTGAAGATTGCCGCCGTGAAAGCCCCCGGCTTCGGCGACCGTCGCAAGGCCATGCTGGAAGACATTGCGGCCCTGACCGGCGGCACGGTGATTTCGGAGGAGCGCGGCTACAAGCTCGACTCGGCCACCATCGAGTACCTGGGCCAAGCTGAGAAGATTATCATTGACAAGGACAACACGACCATCGTCAATGGCAAAGGCAACAAGGACGACATTGTGGCCCGCGTAAGCCAGATCAAAGCCCAGATCGAAACTACCACGTCGGACTACGATAAGGAGAAGCTGCAGGAGCGCCTGGCTAAGCTGTCGGGCGGCGTGGCCATCCTCTACATCGGAGCCAGCACGGAGGTGGAGATGAAAGAGAAGAAGGACCGCGTAGACGATGCCCTGCACGCTACCCGCGCCGCCGTTGAGGAAGGCGTGGTGCCCGGTGGCGGCGTAGCCTTCGTGCGCGCCCTCGATTCGCTCGAAAACGTAGATACGTTGAACAGCGACGAGCGTACCGGCGTCAATATCATTCGGACGGCGCTGGAAGCCCCCCTGCGCACTATTGTGGCCAATGCCGGTGGCGAAGGCTCGGTAGTGGTGCAGAAAGTGCGCGAAGGCCAGGGTGACTACGGCTACAATGCCCGCGAGGACCGGTACGAAAACCTGATGGCTGCCGGCATCCTTGACCCGACCAAGGTAACGCGTCTGGCCCTGGAAAACGCTGCCTCCATTGCCGGCCTGCTTCTGACCACGGAAGCTGTCATCTCGGATGAACCCGAAGAAGACAAAGGCCACAGCCACGCCGGTGGCGGCGGAATGAACGGCATGGGTGGCATGGGCGGCATGATGTAA
- the groES gene encoding co-chaperone GroES translates to MSLSMKPLADRVIIAPAAAEEKTKSGIIIPDTAKEKPQRGEVVAVGEGKVADNGTTIQPQVKVGDQVLYGKYAGTEITVDGQDYLIMRESDIFAVL, encoded by the coding sequence ATGTCGCTTAGCATGAAACCGCTGGCAGACCGCGTTATCATCGCGCCGGCCGCCGCCGAGGAAAAAACCAAATCGGGCATCATTATCCCCGACACGGCCAAGGAAAAGCCCCAGCGGGGCGAAGTGGTAGCCGTAGGTGAAGGCAAAGTAGCCGACAACGGTACCACTATTCAGCCCCAGGTAAAGGTGGGCGACCAGGTGCTCTACGGCAAGTATGCCGGCACCGAGATTACCGTTGATGGCCAGGATTACCTCATCATGCGCGAGTCGGACATCTTCGCCGTACTCTAA